The following proteins come from a genomic window of Candidatus Zixiibacteriota bacterium:
- the rsmA gene encoding 16S rRNA (adenine(1518)-N(6)/adenine(1519)-N(6))-dimethyltransferase RsmA, protein MPAYHAKKRLGQNFLKSEEVIGRVIELLAPAPNDIIVEIGPGRGALALPLARAGATLWAVEFDRDLIGYLSSLLSDYANVQLLNDDFLKFNPTARELGRFKLVGNLPYNITSPVLDWCLRYREYLVTVVLMVQRELGARIAASPGSKDWSPLGILTQSAFSVERAFDVSAEHFEPRPDVMSTVVRLTPLPEPAAPVTGLFERVVRASFQHRRKTLLNNLVPTFSLDTKVAGGLLTELGLSPMTRAEELSIAQFLTLTAALERHKLL, encoded by the coding sequence GTGCCCGCGTACCACGCCAAGAAACGGCTGGGGCAGAACTTTCTTAAGAGCGAGGAGGTTATCGGCCGCGTAATCGAGCTTCTTGCACCGGCACCGAATGACATTATTGTAGAAATCGGCCCCGGCCGTGGTGCGCTGGCCCTGCCGCTGGCCAGGGCGGGCGCCACCCTGTGGGCGGTAGAATTTGATCGTGACCTGATCGGGTATCTCTCTTCACTGTTGTCTGATTACGCCAACGTTCAATTACTAAACGACGACTTCCTAAAATTCAATCCGACAGCCCGTGAGCTGGGGCGATTCAAACTGGTCGGCAATCTCCCGTACAATATCACCTCGCCGGTGCTCGACTGGTGTTTGCGTTATCGTGAATATCTGGTGACAGTCGTGTTAATGGTGCAGCGGGAACTGGGAGCGCGAATTGCAGCGTCGCCGGGAAGCAAAGACTGGTCACCGCTCGGCATACTGACACAATCAGCCTTTTCGGTCGAACGGGCATTCGATGTCTCCGCCGAGCATTTTGAGCCGAGGCCCGATGTGATGTCGACCGTAGTCAGGCTGACTCCGTTGCCGGAGCCGGCCGCCCCGGTCACCGGCTTGTTCGAGCGCGTAGTGCGGGCGTCGTTTCAACATCGCCGGAAGACCCTTCTGAACAACCTGGTACCCACATTCTCACTGGACACCAAAGTGGCCGGCGGATTGCTCACCGAGCTTGGCTTGTCGCCCATGACTCGCGCTGAAGAGCTGTCTATCGCTCAGTTTTTGACATTGACGGCTGCGCTGGAACGCCATAAGCTTCTGTGA
- the metG gene encoding methionine--tRNA ligase, whose protein sequence is MAKPFYVTTPIYYVNDIPHIGHAYTTIAADMLARFHRLAGREAFFLTGTDEHGSKVADAARAAGKSPQELCDTIVTKFIDTWKALDIENDYFIRTTSERHAQGVRKILDVMLNARTDDGREVVYSDYYEGLYCTGCEKFITEKDLVNGLCPDHKRPPEKIREKNYFFRLTAYIDKVKELIESGKMLVLPEERRREVLGLIGQELPDFSLSRERVEWGISLPFDSTQVAYVWIDALSNYITAIGYGDDPKAFAKWWTNSEVVHLMAKDILKFHCLYWPAMLMAAGLKPPDILFLHGFFTVDGDKMSKSLGNQIDPNDMVRQFGPDGTRYLLLTQYPFGVDGDIQAKRFGVQYNSDLANDLGNLVSRVLKMVAVNFDGRVPKPARGLDGLDDLVAVAEALPGITYEHIKQYQLTHAIGESIKLVRQANKFFNDTTPWILARNGQTEKLGGILYACLEVMRIVSITLYPIMPRKMRELRKVLGLDDSTLTLYNAQKFFELQPGSPVSIEQAIFPRVEVADQSAEPARTEVAASSDGLVDISVFGRLELRVAEIIQAERVAGADRLLKLQISLGSEKRQIVAGIAEFYSPDQVVGRKIVVVANLKPTTIRGIESRGMLLAAKKGSQLSLVSLDRDLPPGAKVS, encoded by the coding sequence GTGGCAAAACCGTTCTACGTTACCACTCCCATATACTATGTGAACGACATTCCCCATATCGGACACGCTTACACGACTATCGCCGCCGACATGCTGGCCCGGTTTCACCGGCTGGCCGGACGCGAGGCTTTCTTTCTGACCGGCACCGATGAACACGGCAGCAAGGTCGCCGATGCCGCTCGCGCCGCCGGGAAGTCGCCGCAGGAATTGTGCGACACGATTGTCACCAAGTTCATTGATACCTGGAAAGCGCTCGATATCGAGAACGACTATTTCATCCGCACCACCTCCGAACGCCACGCCCAGGGCGTGCGGAAGATTCTCGATGTCATGTTGAACGCCCGCACCGATGACGGCCGTGAGGTGGTTTACTCCGATTATTACGAGGGTTTGTACTGCACCGGCTGCGAGAAGTTTATCACGGAAAAAGACCTTGTCAACGGGCTATGTCCCGATCACAAAAGGCCGCCGGAAAAGATCAGGGAGAAGAACTACTTTTTCCGCCTGACCGCCTATATCGATAAAGTAAAGGAACTGATCGAATCGGGAAAGATGCTCGTGTTGCCTGAGGAGCGCCGTCGCGAGGTGCTCGGCCTGATCGGGCAGGAGCTGCCCGATTTTTCTCTTTCCCGCGAGCGTGTGGAGTGGGGGATTTCGCTGCCGTTTGATTCGACGCAGGTGGCGTATGTGTGGATCGACGCCCTCTCCAATTATATCACGGCTATCGGCTACGGGGACGACCCGAAGGCTTTCGCGAAGTGGTGGACCAACAGTGAGGTGGTCCATCTGATGGCCAAGGACATCCTCAAATTCCATTGCCTCTACTGGCCCGCCATGCTCATGGCGGCCGGGCTCAAGCCGCCGGATATACTCTTTTTGCATGGGTTCTTCACGGTCGACGGTGACAAGATGTCCAAGTCGCTCGGCAACCAGATCGATCCGAATGACATGGTCAGGCAGTTCGGCCCCGACGGCACGCGGTACCTGCTCCTGACACAGTATCCGTTCGGTGTCGACGGCGACATTCAGGCCAAACGATTCGGAGTGCAGTATAATTCCGATCTGGCCAACGATCTCGGTAATCTTGTGTCGCGGGTGCTGAAGATGGTCGCGGTCAATTTCGATGGCCGTGTTCCCAAGCCGGCGCGCGGGCTTGACGGTCTCGACGATCTCGTTGCTGTGGCCGAGGCGCTGCCGGGAATCACCTATGAGCATATCAAGCAGTACCAGTTGACCCATGCCATCGGCGAATCGATCAAGCTGGTCCGCCAGGCCAACAAGTTCTTCAACGATACCACCCCATGGATTCTCGCCCGGAACGGTCAAACCGAAAAGCTGGGCGGCATCCTGTATGCCTGCCTTGAAGTCATGCGGATTGTCTCGATCACGCTCTATCCGATTATGCCCCGCAAGATGCGAGAGTTGCGCAAGGTCCTCGGACTCGATGATTCTACTTTGACTCTTTACAACGCCCAGAAGTTTTTCGAGCTGCAGCCGGGCTCACCGGTCAGTATCGAACAGGCGATCTTCCCGCGCGTAGAAGTCGCAGACCAATCCGCCGAGCCGGCCAGAACAGAAGTGGCAGCATCATCGGACGGCCTAGTGGACATCTCTGTGTTTGGACGATTGGAGCTCCGTGTTGCGGAGATAATCCAGGCCGAACGGGTGGCGGGAGCCGATCGCCTGCTGAAGCTCCAGATAAGCCTCGGGTCCGAGAAACGGCAAATAGTGGCCGGGATAGCCGAATTCTATTCGCCCGATCAGGTGGTAGGCCGGAAGATTGTTGTGGTTGCCAATCTCAAGCCGACTACTATCCGCGGGATCGAATCGCGCGGTATGCTGCTCGCCGCCAAGAAGGGGAGCCAGTTGTCGCTCGTGTCGCTCGATCGAGATCTTCCTCCCGGCGCCAAAGTCAGTTGA
- a CDS encoding TatD family hydrolase: MIDSHCHIDFRDFDGIRDEVVSEAREAGVHTIINVGADLESSRRAVELTGRYEMIRATVGIHPHDAKTLTPEALAEVRSLAGRPKVVAIGEIGLDFYRDLSPRPVQKTAFHQQMQLAVELKLPVVIHTREAFDQTCLIVGEYAELLPGGVFHCFPGDVDEAYRVIEMGFVIGVGGVVTYDQSRLSRVAAEIPLDKMIIETDAPYLAPIPFRGKINRPAYVRYVRDKIAQLRGMPPAEVEKQTDRACRKLFRLAETFGG; the protein is encoded by the coding sequence ATGATCGACTCGCATTGTCACATCGATTTTCGCGATTTCGACGGGATTCGCGACGAAGTTGTCAGCGAGGCCCGCGAGGCCGGTGTGCATACCATTATTAATGTGGGCGCAGATTTGGAATCATCCCGGCGCGCGGTCGAGCTGACCGGACGCTACGAGATGATTCGTGCAACAGTGGGCATACACCCCCATGATGCCAAGACTCTCACGCCCGAAGCACTCGCGGAAGTCAGGAGCCTGGCCGGTAGACCGAAAGTGGTGGCGATAGGAGAAATAGGGCTGGATTTCTACCGCGATCTCTCTCCGCGGCCGGTTCAGAAAACGGCGTTCCATCAGCAGATGCAATTGGCGGTCGAGTTGAAGCTACCGGTTGTCATTCACACGCGCGAGGCATTTGATCAAACCTGTTTGATCGTTGGCGAGTACGCTGAACTGCTGCCAGGCGGGGTGTTCCATTGTTTTCCGGGCGACGTCGACGAGGCATATCGCGTGATCGAAATGGGGTTTGTGATTGGAGTCGGCGGCGTGGTGACCTACGACCAATCGCGCCTGTCACGTGTGGCGGCGGAAATCCCGCTCGATAAGATGATTATCGAAACCGATGCTCCCTATCTCGCACCGATACCTTTTCGCGGCAAGATCAATCGCCCCGCATACGTGCGGTATGTGCGCGACAAGATCGCGCAGCTTCGAGGCATGCCTCCGGCGGAAGTAGAGAAGCAAACCGACCGCGCCTGTCGCAAGCTGTTTCGTCTCGCGGAGACCTTCGGGGGTTAG